The Lycium barbarum isolate Lr01 chromosome 9, ASM1917538v2, whole genome shotgun sequence genome has a segment encoding these proteins:
- the LOC132610469 gene encoding small ribosomal subunit protein eS1: protein MAVGKNKRISKGKKGGKKKAADPYAKKDWYDVKAPSVFGVRNIGKTLVTRTQGTKIASEGLKHRVFEVSLADLQNDEDHSFRKIRLRAEDVQGRNVLTNFYGMDFTTDKLRSLVKKWQSLIEAHVDVKTTDAYTLRMFCIGFTKKRPNQQKRTCYAQSSQIRQIRRKMCEIMVNQAQSCDLKDLVLKFIPESIGREIEKATSSIYPLQNVFIRKVKILKAPKFDLGKLMEVHGDYSEDVGVKVDRLAEEVATEPTEVVGA from the exons ATGGCCGTTGG TAAGAACAAGCGAATTTCCAAAGGCAAGAAAGGAGGAAAGAAGAAAGC AGCTGATCCATATGCTAAAAAGGATTGGTATGATGTCAAGGCTCCATCAGTATTTGGTGTCCGCAACATTGGCAAGACCCTTGTTACCCGTACACAGGGTACTAAG ATTGCTTCAGAAGGCCTGAAGCATCGTGTGTTCGAAGTGTCATTGGCTGATCTTCAGAATGACGAAGACCACTCCTTCAGGAAGATTCGTCTGAGAGCTGAAGATGTTCAAGGAAGAAATGTCCTGACAAACTTTTAT GGTATGGACTTCACCACAGATAAGTTGAGGTCACTTGTAAAGAAATGGCAATCATTGATTGAGGCTCATGTTGATGTTAAGACAACTGATGCCTACACCTTGAGAATGTTCTGCATTGGCTTCACCAAAAAGCGTCCTAACCAACAAAAAAGAACCTGCTACGCACAGTCAAGCCAGATTCGCCAG ATTCGTCGCAAGATGTGTGAGATCATGGTTAACCAGGCACAATCATGTGATTTGAAAGACTTGGTCCTGAAGTTCATTCCTGAATCAATCGGCAGAGAGATTGAGAAGGCAACTTCAAGCATCTACCCATTGCAGAATGTGTTTATTCGCAAGGTCAAGATCTTGAAGGCTCCTAAGTTTGACCTTGGCAAGTTGATGGAG GTTCATGGTGATTACTCAGAAGATGTCGGCGTGAAGGTGGATAGACTGGCAGAGGAAGTTGCAACCGAGCCAACTGAAGTAGTTGGAGCTTAA
- the LOC132610256 gene encoding protein NETWORKED 1B, which translates to MATLPHSDSRRKYSWWWDSHIPKNSKWLQENLTEMDSKVKAMIKLIEEDADSFARRAEMYYKKRPELMKLVEEFYRAYRALAERYDHVSGELKQAQKTMSDAFPDQVPFRLEDSPVKSSAQAVEPNSPEVLGLLLSRMHAVQKSGDDNGTSEWGLKQLHDMLGAGEEMLKNSKFLEGTLKKGVNCNTEEKERSLHSQVSELSTENENLKAKVLAESERAGQAEGEVQILKEALAGLEAEKETTFLQYQQCLEKLSAVERDLSAAQKDSLKFNERASEAGNEAQKLKESLIKLEAEKDAALSKHKEYLERISRLEDKASQAHEDTKGVNERAIKAESEAQHLRNEICKLESEKDCCFHQYKQCLEKISELEKKLLLSQEESRLLNEKADRAESEIKKLKGLVMELTEEKEASVREYKSCLVKISKLENELSCAQQDVKRLNGELSVGAARLRNAEEKCVLLETSNQSLHSEADNLAKKITMKDKELCQKQKELEKLQSDLQYEHLRHAQIEASLLALQNLHSQSQEEQKTLALELKNGLQLLKDMETSKNSLEDELRRMKDENQSLSELKLSSTFSQENLENEILSLRKMKTRLEAEVAEQVGLNNNLQKDISCLEEEIKDLNRSYQTLVEQVKGAGLNPECIESSIKILQEESSELRTISEKDKKEKEVLHKKLEDMDEILRKKTILENSLSDVNGELQGSQEKVRALQESCQILNGEKLTLVAEKASLLSQLQIITDSMQKLLEKNAVLENSLFGAKVELEGLREKSKGLEEICQLLKNEKSNLLAERGSLALQLEKVEQRLEYLESRFTGLEEKYSCLEEDKKVTSLEVEELRVAVGMEKQERAKLTHQSETRLLSMENHIHLLQEESKWRKKEFEEGLDSAVKAQCEIFILQKFIQDMEEKNYALLVECQKHVEASKLADRLITELENESLEQQVEAELLLDEIERLRLGIYRVFKALDNESDMVSEDKVENEQIFLHQILGNIEDLKYSLRECEDDKQQVLVENSVVVTLLAQLKSEALELESVKKSVEEEFNIMADKLVTVQEDNQELLEMNKKLGLEVSKGSQLTAVLDAEVGSLCVKHDQLQTAYVELKEKYTQVLEENRTLLQKITEIKEEKWMVEQENDTFLLDTLALSNLSTIWMSFGSEKSAELKSVCKDMHNLLGVISEFDKEMGILKEKLEMKETENLLLKESVQRLEEELHEVRESNDHLKFELSTGKELIDKQEAGLLEAKQKLIASENLNIELCRTLDVLKTDRQESMQTNVILEKKVLEISSTNTTQNQELEVLREVNMNLVTELGKLHEEIEEQRVREEYLSSELEEKNYEFELWEAEAATFYFDLQISSVREVLLENKMNELTEACETLEDKNASKDLEIQQMKGKMISKESEIGELKSQLHSYAPVISSLRDDIVSLEQNALRLMKLNLTRSQESKCVEVEVHSDRISSHKPTDGQSIMPKGVLDLQELRTKIKAVEKVVEDLNKPVLHRPLHIKPCRDSSASEIEAIKARPSLDREKHDLADRNRRKTKPLSFEVKNGTQMKDIPLDHVSDSSPERIRRANSAAERVDDQMLELWETAEGCSLSRSVKDVKDFKKRANHPPGGPIVHNQYRNLEWRGKHPPTESEVEKELGVDKLELSMNSSEANEEMNKKILQRLASDAEKLMSLQLTVDSLRRKLEANRKARKPKNVDFETVKEQLQEIEETVVQLVNLNSQLMKSTEESTSYSPSSGSAESKEVMNIRQKRVSEQARKGSEKIGRLQLEIQKIQYILLKLDDEKKSEVSSRFSRSSTGIILKNFIHIGRRNSEKKKKGRMCCFRPSSSSGSNNGSIRYRV; encoded by the exons ATGGCAACCTTGCCACATTCCGACTCCAGGCGCAAGTATTCTTGGTGGTGGGATAGTCATATCCCGAAGAACTCCAAATGGCTTCAAGAGAATCTTACTG AAATGGATTCTAAAGTGAAGGCAATGATCAAGCTCATTGAAGAAGATGCCGATTCTTTTGCGAGAAGGGCTGAAATGTACTACAAGAAAAGGCCTGAGCTAATGAAATTAGTTGAGGAGTTCTACAGGGCATACCGGGCTTTAGCTGAAAGATATGACCATGTATCAGGCGAGCTTAAGCAGGCTCAGAAAACCATGTCAGATGCATTTCCCGACCAAGTACCCTTTCGTCTTGAAGATTCGCCAGTGAAATCTTCCGCACAGGCTGTAGAGCCAAATAGTCCAGAAGTGTTGGGGTTACTGCTGTCGAGAATGCATGCTGTACAGAAGAGTGGTGATGATAATGGAACAAGTGAGTGGGGTCTAAAACAATTGCATGATATGCTCGGGGCTGGAGAAGAAATGCTAAAGAACTCGAAGTTCCTTGAAGGAACGTTAAAGAAAGGAGTGAACTGCAATACAGAGGAAAAGGAACGAAGTTTGCATTCTCAGGTATCTGAATTATCAACTGAGAATGAAAACCTCAAGGCCAAAGTTCTTGCTGAGTCAGAGCGTGCAGGTCAAGCTGAAGGTGAAGTTCAAATTCTGAAAGAAGCCCTAGCTGGTTTGGAGGCAGAAAAAGAAACTACATTCCTGCAATATCAGCAATGCCTGGAAAAGTTGTCTGCTGTAGAAAGGGATCTCAGTGCGGCACAAAAGGACTCCCTTAAGTTCAATGAACGGGCCAGTGAAGCGGGAAATGAAGCTCAGAAGTTGAAGGAATCACTTATCAAACTGGAGGCTGAAAAAGATGCTGCTTTGAGCAAACACAAGGAGTATTTGGAACGGATATCCAGGTTGGAGGATAAGGCTTCTCAAGCACATGAAGACACAAAAGGAGTAAATGAGCGAGCAATTAAGGCAGAAAGTGAAGCTCAGCATCTGAGGAATGAGATCTGTAAATTAGAGTCTGAAAAGGACTGTTGCTttcatcagtacaaacaatgccTGGAAAAGATATCTGAACTGGAGAAAAAACTCTTGCTGTCTCAGGAAGAATCTAGACTTCTAAATGAGAAAGCTGATAGAGCTGAAAGTGAGATCAAGAAACTGAAAGGGCTTGTTATGGAGCTAACTGAGGAGAAAGAAGCCTCAGTCCGTGAGTATAAAAGCTGCCTGGTGAAAATATCCAAACTTGAGAATGAACTATCTTGTGCACAGCAGGATGTAAAACGCCTTAATGGTGAGCTTTCAGTGGGTGCTGCTAGGCTTAGAAATGCCGAAGAGAAGTGTGTTCTGCTGGAGACATCAAATCAGTCGTTGCACTCTGAGGCAGATAACTTGGCAAAGAAGATAACTATGAAAGATAAAGAGCTTTGTCAGAAGCAAAAGGAGTTGGAGAAACTTCAAAGTGATTTGCAATATGAGCACTTACGGCATGCACAGATTGAAGCCTCGCTTTTGGCTTTGCAAAACTTGCACTCTCAATCTCAAGAGGAGCAGAAAACGCTGGCATTGGAGCTCaaaaatggccttcaacttttgaAGGACATGGAAACAAGCAAAAACAGTTTGGAAGATGAACTTCGGAGAATGAAGGATGAAAATCAAAGCCTGAGTGAACTGAAATTGTCCTCAACCTTCTCACAGGAGAATCTGGAAAATGAAATCCTTAGCCTGAGGAAGATGAAAACGAGACTTGAAGCGGAGGTTGCTGAACAAGTGGGACTTAATAACAACCTTCAGAAAGACATTTCATGTTTGGAGGAGGAAATCAAGGACCTAAACAGGAGCTACCAGACTTTGGTGGAGCAAGTGAAGGGTGCAGGTTTAAACCCTGAGTGTATTGAGTCTTCAATAAAGATCTTGCAGGAAGAAAGCTCAGAGCTGAGAACAATCTCTGAGAAGGACAAAAAGGAGAAAGAAGTCCTCCACAAAAAGCTGGAGGACATGGATGAAATTCTGAGGAAGAAGACTATTTTGGAGAATTCCCTCTCAGACGTCAATGGCGAGTTGCAGGGATCGCAGGAAAAGGTGAGAGCGCTTCAAGAGTCTTGCCAAATTCTCAATGGAGAAAAATTGACCCTTGTTGCTGAGAAAGCTTCTTTGCTATCTCAGTTGCAAATTATAACTGATAGCATGCAGAAACTCCTAGAGAAAAATGCTGTTCTTGAGAACTCTCTTTTTGGTGCAAAAGTTGAACTTGAAGGTCTGAGGGAAAAATCCAAGGGTTTAGAAGAAATCTGCCAGTTGCTGAAGAATGAGAAGTCCAATCTTCTTGCTGAAAGGGGTAGCCTAGCGCTTCAGTTGGAAAAGGTTGAACAGAGACTAGAATACCTGGAATCAAGATTTACAGGATTGGAAGAAAAATATTCTTGCCTGGAGGAGGACAAAAAAGTAACCAGCTTAGAAGTAGAAGAACTGAGAGTTGCAGTTGGAATGGAGAAACAAGAAAGGGCCAAACTTACTCATCAGAGTGAGACCCGATTACTTAGTATGGAGAACCATATTCATCTCCTACAAGAAGAAAGCAAGTGGAGGAAGAAAGAGTTTGAAGAGGGACTTGACAGCGCTGTGAAAGCCCAGTGTGAAATTTTCATCCTGCAGAAATTCATACAAGACATGGAAGAAAAGAATTACGCTTTATTGGTTGAGTGTCAGAAACATGTTGAGGCATCAAAATTGGCTGACAGGCTGATTACAGAGTTAGAGAATGAGAGCCTTGAGCAACAGGTAGAAGCAGAACTTTTGCTAGACGAAATCGAGAGGTTGAGACTGGGGATATATCGGGTTTTTAAGGCCCTTGATAATGAATCTGATATGGTATCTGAAGATAAGGTGGAAAATGAACAAATATTTCTGCATCAGATTTTGGGCAATATAGAGGATTTAAAATATTCGCTCAGAGAATGTGAGGATGATAAGCAGCAGGTGTTGGTTGAAAACTCTGTAGTCGTAACTTTACTTGCACAGCTGAAATCAGAGGCCCTCGAACTTGAGTCGGTGAAGAAATCTGTAGAGGAGGAGTTCAATATCATGGCAGATAAGCTTGTAACAGTGCAGGAAGACAATCAGGAACTCCTAGAGATGAATAAGAAATTGGGACTGGAAGTGAGCAAGGGCAGTCAACTAACAGCTGTACTGGATGCAGAGGTTGGGAGTCTCTGTGTCAAGCACGATCAGTTGCAGACAGCTTATGTTGAATTAAAAGAGAAATACACTCAGGTTCTTGAGGAGAACAGAACTTTGTTGCAAAAGATCACAGAGATCAAGGAGGAGAAATGGATGGTGGAGCAGGAAAATGATACCTTTTTACTCGATACACTAGCTCTTAGCAATCTCTCTACAATTTGGATGAGTTTTGGTAGTGAGAAATCAGCTGAGCTGAAGTCGGTATGTAAAGATATGCACAATCTTCTTGGTGTAATCAGTGAGTTTGACAAGGAGATGGGCATATTGAAGGAGAAGCTGGAAATGAAGGAAACTGAAAACTTACTCCTGAAGGAATCAGTTCAAAGGCTGGAAGAGGAGCTCCATGAAGTCAGGGAATCTAATGATCATTTGAAGTTTGAACTTTCCACTGGAAAAGAATTAATTGATAAGCAGGAAGCAGGACTCTTGGAAGCCAAACAGAAGCTTATAGCATCTGAGAATTTGAACATAGAATTGTGTAGGACTCTGGATGTGCTAAAAACTGACCGTCAAGAATCCATGCAGACAAATGTAATTCTAGAGAAGAAGGTACTTGAAATATCGAGTACAAATACCACTCAAAACCAAGAACTTGAAGTCCTTCGAGAAGTGAATATGAACTTGGTAACTGAACTGGGTAAGTTGCATGAAGAAATTGAAGAGCAACGAGTGCGAGAAGAATATCTGAGTTCGGAGCTCGAAGAGAAAAACTATGAGTTTGAACTATGGGAGGCAGAGGCAGCTACCTTTTATTTTGATCTCCAGATCTCCTCTGTTCGTGAAGTACTACTGGAAAACAAAATGAATGAGTTGACTGAGGCGTGCGAGACACTCGAGGATAAAAATGCTTCCAAAGATTTGGAGATTCAACAGATGAAAGGAAAAATGATTTCGAAGGAAAGTGAAATTGGAGAACTGAAGTCACAGTTACATTCATATGCTCCTGTAATTTCTTCTCTGAGGGATGACATTGTTTCACTTGAGCAGAACGCTCTGCGCCTCATGAAACTTAATCTAACTCGCTCACAGGAATCAAAG TGTGTTGAAGTTGAGGTTCATTCAGATCGAATTAGCTCACACAAGCCGACGGACGGTCAATCTATCATGCCAAAAGGTGTTCTTGATTTGCAGGAGCTGAGGACTAAGATTAAAGCAGTTGAGAAAGTAGTGGAAGACCTGAACAAGCCTGTCTTGCATCGACCTTTACACATCAAGCCTTGTCGAGATAGTTCTGCAAGTGAAATTGAGGCAATAAAAGCTCGACCCAGTTTGGATCGAGAGAAACATGATCTTGCTGACCGTAATCGACGGAAGACAAAACCCCTGTCCTTTGAAGTAAAAAACGGGACGCAAATGAAAGATATACCACTTGATCATGTCTCTGATAGCTCACCGGAAAGAATTAGAAGAGCTAATTCTGCAGCAGAGAGAGTAGATGATCAGATGCTTGAGCTGTGGGAAACTGCAGAAGGATGCAGCCTCAGTCGTAGCGTGAAAGATGTGAAAGATTTCAAGAAACGGGCAAATCATCCACCAGGGGGGCCTATCGTGCACAACCAATATAGGAATTTGGAGTGGAGGGGCAAACATCCACCTACAGAATCTGAAGTGGAGAAGGAGTTGGGTGTGGACAAGTTAGAGTTATCAATGAACTCATCCGAGGCAAATGAAGAAATGAACAAGAAGATTCTCCAGCGACTTGCTTCGGATGCAGAGAAACTGATGAGTCTTCAGTTGACTGTGGATAGCCTGAGAAGAAAATTGGAGGCAAACAGAAAGGCCAGAAAACCAAAAAATGTTGATTTTGAAACAGTTAAGGAGCAGCTACAAGAAATTGAGGAAACAGTTGTACAGCTGGTGAATTTGAATAGCCAATTGATGAAGAGTACAGAGGAAAGCACATCATATTCTCCAAGCAGTGGTTCAGCAGAGTCGAAAGAGGTCATGAATATCCGTCAGAAGAGAGTTTCGGAACAGGCAAGAAAGGGGTCTGAGAAGATTGGACGGTTGCAACTAGAGATTCAGAAAATTCAGTACATTTTGCTGAAACTGGACGACGAAAAGAAAAGCGAAGTTAGTAGCAGATTTTCCAGGAGCAGCACGGGCATCATTCTGAAAAACTTCATCCATATTGGGAGGAGGAACAGTGAGAAGAAAAAGAAGGGTCGTATGTGTTGCTTTAGACCTTCCAGTAGCAGTGGCAGCAACAATGGCAGCATCAGATATCGCGTCTAA